In Pleurocapsa sp. PCC 7319, the following are encoded in one genomic region:
- the gmk gene encoding guanylate kinase, producing MPAEQPGKLIVITGPSGVGKGTIVSLLLQRYPQLRVSVSATTRQPRPGEIEGVDYYFLSKKDFETAILNQELLEWAEYAGNYYGTPKAQVVKQIEDGNYIILEIELAGARAIANIFPEARRIFILPPSIEELEQRIRIRGKNSEESIAQRLEIAKQEIAASDEFDFQIVNDDLESAIAQLETAIFSLIDTS from the coding sequence ATGCCAGCCGAACAGCCAGGTAAACTCATTGTTATTACAGGACCCAGTGGCGTAGGGAAAGGGACGATTGTTAGTTTACTATTGCAACGTTACCCTCAACTGCGCGTTTCTGTTTCCGCTACCACCAGGCAACCCCGACCTGGTGAAATAGAGGGAGTAGATTATTACTTTCTCAGTAAAAAAGATTTTGAGACAGCAATTCTGAATCAAGAACTTTTGGAGTGGGCAGAATACGCAGGCAACTATTATGGTACACCTAAAGCTCAAGTTGTTAAGCAGATAGAAGATGGTAACTACATTATTTTAGAAATAGAGTTGGCGGGAGCTAGAGCGATCGCCAATATTTTTCCCGAGGCACGGCGTATTTTTATTTTGCCTCCCTCCATCGAGGAATTAGAGCAAAGGATTAGAATCAGGGGCAAGAATTCGGAAGAATCGATTGCTCAACGCTTAGAAATTGCTAAGCAAGAAATTGCTGCTAGTGATGAATTTGATTTCCAAATTGTTAACGATGATTTAGAGTCAGCGATCGCGCAGCTAGAGACTGCTATTTTTTCCCTTATTGATACTTCTTAG
- a CDS encoding sugar-binding transcriptional regulator, giving the protein MATTRSKQRSSKLDLAARAAWLYYIADNTQEEIATKLDVSRQAAQRLVALAVSEKLIKFRLDHPLSDCIALAEALRDKFELSTCEVVPSSADGSRNGIAVSAAAHLETYLLAKTPTIVAFSSGKTLRAMVEQIPSMNQPQHKIVSIIGNMAHYGRAGRHEVVIHLSERTGAEAYPVPTPVIASSIKERKLLQTQQSFITIKSLVNQAKVTFVGIGDIGWNAPLHESGFINDQEITELMELGAVGEVAGWAYDQHGTLLKKGTNTRIAGVPLEQPVQRLTIGVAGGLHKKEALFAALRGKLINGLITDEAVAKSILQMALVN; this is encoded by the coding sequence ATGGCAACAACTCGTTCCAAGCAGCGCAGTAGTAAACTCGATTTGGCAGCCCGCGCAGCTTGGCTCTATTACATCGCCGACAATACCCAAGAAGAAATTGCTACCAAACTAGATGTATCGCGGCAGGCAGCTCAGCGATTAGTTGCTTTGGCAGTCAGTGAAAAGCTGATCAAATTTCGACTAGACCACCCCCTTAGCGATTGTATTGCTTTAGCTGAAGCCCTACGGGATAAGTTTGAACTATCTACTTGTGAAGTAGTGCCGAGCAGTGCGGACGGCTCGCGTAATGGTATAGCTGTTTCTGCTGCTGCTCACTTAGAGACATATCTTTTGGCAAAAACGCCTACTATTGTCGCATTTTCCTCTGGTAAAACATTGCGAGCGATGGTCGAGCAAATTCCCTCTATGAATCAGCCTCAGCATAAAATTGTTTCGATAATCGGCAATATGGCTCACTATGGTCGGGCAGGTCGCCATGAAGTAGTCATCCACCTAAGCGAACGTACGGGTGCTGAAGCTTATCCAGTACCAACTCCAGTAATAGCTAGTAGTATTAAAGAACGTAAACTACTGCAAACACAACAATCTTTTATCACCATCAAATCTTTAGTAAATCAGGCAAAAGTTACCTTTGTCGGCATTGGTGATATCGGCTGGAATGCCCCACTTCATGAAAGTGGCTTTATCAACGATCAAGAAATTACTGAACTCATGGAATTAGGTGCTGTGGGAGAAGTGGCAGGATGGGCATACGATCAGCATGGTACTTTATTGAAAAAGGGTACAAACACCAGAATCGCGGGCGTTCCCCTTGAACAGCCAGTTCAGCGACTGACGATTGGAGTTGCAGGGGGTTTACACAAAAAAGAAGCTTTGTTCGCTGCGCTAAGAGGCAAGCTAATTAATGGATTAATTACAGATGAAGCAGTTGCTAAATCAATTCTTCAGATGGCACTGGTCAACTAA